A DNA window from Enterobacter cloacae subsp. cloacae ATCC 13047 contains the following coding sequences:
- the asnA gene encoding aspartate--ammonia ligase, which produces MKTAYIAKQRQISFVKSHFSRQLEEKLGLIEVQAPILSRVGDGTQDNLSGCEKAVQVKVKTLPDAQFEVVHSLAKWKRQTLGQHDFSAGEGLYTHMKALRPDEDRLSAIHSVYVDQWDWERVMGDGERHVGTLKSTVEAIYAGIKATEAAVSKEFGLAPFLPESIHFVHSQELLSRFPDLDAKGRERAIAKELGAVFLMGIGGKLSDGKRHDVRAPDYDDWSTMSEGEFAGLNGDILVWNPVLEDAFELSSMGIRVDADALKRQLAVTGDEDRLTLEWHQALLRGEMPQTIGGGIGQSRLTMLLLQLSHIGQVQCGVWPQQVRESVSSLL; this is translated from the coding sequence ATGAAAACCGCTTATATCGCAAAACAACGCCAGATCAGTTTCGTTAAATCCCATTTTTCCCGCCAGCTGGAAGAGAAGCTGGGTCTGATTGAAGTTCAGGCACCGATTCTCAGCCGCGTGGGTGATGGGACGCAGGATAACTTGTCCGGATGCGAAAAAGCGGTGCAGGTGAAAGTGAAAACACTGCCAGACGCCCAGTTCGAAGTGGTTCATTCCCTCGCGAAGTGGAAGCGTCAAACCCTGGGACAGCACGACTTCAGCGCGGGCGAAGGACTCTACACGCACATGAAAGCTCTCCGCCCCGATGAAGACCGCTTGTCTGCCATTCACTCTGTTTACGTTGACCAGTGGGACTGGGAGCGCGTAATGGGTGATGGCGAGCGCCATGTCGGCACGCTGAAATCCACCGTTGAGGCGATCTACGCCGGGATCAAAGCGACCGAAGCGGCCGTAAGCAAAGAGTTTGGTCTGGCACCGTTCCTGCCGGAATCGATCCACTTTGTTCACAGCCAGGAGTTGCTGAGTCGTTTCCCGGATCTGGATGCTAAAGGTCGTGAACGTGCGATCGCTAAAGAACTGGGTGCCGTCTTCCTGATGGGGATCGGCGGTAAGCTGTCGGATGGTAAACGTCATGATGTTCGTGCACCGGATTATGATGACTGGAGCACCATGAGCGAGGGCGAATTTGCTGGTCTGAACGGCGATATTCTGGTCTGGAACCCGGTGCTGGAAGATGCGTTTGAACTCTCCTCAATGGGGATCCGCGTGGATGCTGATGCGCTGAAACGCCAGCTGGCGGTGACCGGTGATGAAGATCGTCTCACGCTGGAATGGCACCAGGCGCTGCTGCGCGGTGAGATGCCGCAGACCATTGGCGGCGGCATCGGCCAGTCCCGTCTGACCATGCTGCTGCTGCAACTGTCGCATATTGGTCAGGTGCAGTGTGGTGTCTGGCCGCAGCAGGTACGCGAAAGCGTCAGCTCGCTTCTGTAA